The following is a genomic window from Canis lupus familiaris isolate Mischka breed German Shepherd chromosome 10, alternate assembly UU_Cfam_GSD_1.0, whole genome shotgun sequence.
CTGGAGCCCAGGCGACGCCAGCCTTTGAGGGCAAGGTGGAGCACAGAGCAGTGGTTGACTAGACCGGGCGGACCCTGCAGAGATAGTCGGTGGCCCTGTCAGGACTCCCGTAATCACCCCTCCTCATCCTGCAGGCCAGCACATCTACCTCTCAGCTCGGATTGATGGAAACCTGGTCATTCGGCCCTACACGCCCGTCTCCAGTGACGACGACAAAGGCTTTGTGGACCTGGTCATCAAGGTGAGATCTTGGGGCCGAAACCGTGTTGGCAGGGGCGACCGCATCCCCTGGAGTCCGCTCTCTGAAGGCCCAGTGCTCCCTTGCACCTGGTTTCTGAATGAGTAGCAAACTGGAGTTTCTCAGCAAAAGCCAAATGTGGAGGTTTGGCAGAGGGCAGGGTCTGGGGTTCAGATGAGTGTCTTCAACTAAGGACAGATCGTCTGCACAAGAGAGACCAGTAATGTTGACCAGCTCGTGCAGAATTCACTTTCCTGCTCTTGGACCAGCAAAGCCTAGGACACTGGGTGCCTGGTCATGGCCCCAGGGGCCCTGCTTCATTACAGTCAGTCACACGGCCTCTGGGACCAGCTGGTCCTTTCCTGAGCATGTTTCCCTAGGAAACAGCCCAAAGGCCCCTCAAGAGTAGTGCGAGGAGCTCAGGACCCTTGTCTGGAGAGCTGGGAAGCATCAGGATGGAGGTGGGTGCACACCGTGGAGGAGATGCAGCCATTAGATCAGAGGGACACAGAACAACCAGCAAGGATCTTCAGAATCActctgggcgcctgggtgcctcagttggttgtctgactcttgatttcggcttaggtcacgatctcagggtcgtgggattgagccccaagtcgggctgcatgctgatcctggagtctgcttgagattctctctttctctctcactccctttgcccctccaccctTGTACACATGTGCGCTCTCTTGCACGCatgctccctctctaaaaaaaaaaaaatcacattgagtggaaagagaaatgacaacCATAGCATAGTATGTGTTTGTGAAAATTAGAAGCACAAGCGTTACTGAACAATCCACgttctctggggatccctgggtggctcagtggtttggcgcctgcattcagctcagggcgtgatcctggagtcctgggatcgagtcctacatcaggctcctggcatggggcctgcttctccctctgcctgtgtctctgcctctctctctctctctttctctctgtctttcatgaataaataaaatcttaaaaaaaaacacacacaaaaaaaaccccaacaatcCACGTTCTCAGATTACATGTCCAACAAATGTGAACCAGCCCCaggccagtgggggtggggagttggaGACCCTCCCAGTAAAGGCCCAAACTGCCATGGGCACCCCAGTTCAGCACTCCTGGGGCCCAGGCTTGCTGTCCTAACTGCAGTGTGTGGCATCCCCGCTCACAGGGGCTCACAGGGGCTCGCAGGGTCCTGGCGTGATACTGGGTCCATGAGGGCAGGAATGGAGCTGGACCTGGGTCCCTCCTTAGCTTGGTGTCAATAGATAAGATTGTACTGAGTGCCTAGGCCCAGGTCTTTGCCTGGAGAGTGGACACTGAGACTAAGTACCTGGAATGGCACAGAGTGGGGCGGATGGAGTGATGGGAGCTGCTCCCCCAGGCAGGTGACAGAGAGGTAAGACATGGAGGCCAAGGAGGCATTGACCAGACAGAGGATGGAAAAGGACCTTCCCAGTGCAAAGGCCCCTGAGGTCAGAAGGAGGCTTGAAGACCTATGCAGCCAAAGAGCAGGAGCTTCAGAGGACAAGAAGGGGAGGGGTGCGGGGTGCCAGGCAGTGCCTTGGGGGCCCAGTAAAGTTTGGGGCTTTGtccagaaggaaagggaaggtggTGAGGTTCGAGCATCTGTTCTTGTTGGAATCACTCTAACCGGATGGGGAGAAGGTGTTGGCGGGATTTCAAGTAGAGGATGGGAAATTCAGGAAGACCAGGCCCCTTCTGGCTCAGAgacctccctccctgctccccattgGCCCTGGACAGAGGTCAGAGTCCTGGCCTACACATAGttctgcccccctcaccccccatccCTGCACTTCCCCCACGCTGACACTTCCCCTGTGCTGTAGCCAGGATGAGCTCTTCTTTCCCCCTGAGGCCAGGCCTTTTGGgctgcctgtccctccccagccacTCTTTCTCTGCCCTCACTCCTGCTGGCCCCTTGAGGCCCACCACTCCCAGCCCTGGACAGGGTGAGCCGCTCAccctccatctccccatctctttctcctAGCACTTCCTCTTCCAAAGGGGACGTCCCAAAGGACAGAGAGGAAAATTGCTCCAGGAACACTGTTTTTATGACACTAAAAGTGGAAAGAACTGAACATGCACAGGAGGGACGAGGCTGAGCCCAGTTCCCAAAGCCTTTTCTGTGCGGGCAGCGTGGGAATCTCCCAtcgggaggggcacagagacagtTCTTGGCAGAACATGAATACATCAAGCCCTCGGCTTGGTTGCCTTGTTCAGGGGGCAGACATTTTGTGTTCGGAGGGGACGttagggagaggcagactcctggGGGCCTGGCATGCAGATGGGTGAGTCTAGATGGGTGGACGGGGCACACGGGAGAGCCACACACAGGCCGCAGAGAACCCCAGAAGAGGAGGTGCTTCCTTCCCTCTGCGGCCCGAGCTCACCCCTATGACCCTGGGAACCGGGCCTGAGGACAGTGGGTGTGTCTTGCAGGTTTACTTCAAAGACACCCATCCCAAGTTTCCTGCTGGAGGGAAGATGTCCCAGTACCTGGAAAGCATGAAGATTGGAGACACCATTGAGTTCCGGGGCCCGAATGGACTGCTGGTCTACCAGGGCAAAGGTGATTTGGGTTGGAATGTCCTAAGGCCCCGGCAGGCACAGTGAATGCTGGGTGCAGGCCCCAATCCTGCTGCTGTCTGGGTGGGTGACCTTTGTTGGGTACGCAGTCTCctctggggcctcagtttccttggctGTGTACGAGGGAAGCTGGCCAGCACAAGGGTTGCAGACTGGCTGCCCACAGATCAGCTTTGTTTGAAACTAGGCAGGTGAAGGCATTGAGCCAGAGCACCTGTGGCTCCCCAGCCTCACCACTGCCCCCCACACCATCTGTGGTGGGAACAAAGGGCTCATCCACCTCCTCTTGGCTGGTATTGCCACCATCccatcctctccctgcccccaactgGCTGGGGTTGTGCGATGGCCGCCCACCCCTCAGACCCCCACAGCAGGGGCAGGTgctccagccctccagccccaaGCATGGCATGTGTGAGAGCGGGGTCTCCTCaactccttctcccttctctccccaggAAAGTTTGCCATCCGTCCAGACAAGAAGTCCAACCCCATCATCAAGACGGTGAAGTCTGTCGGCATGATCGCCGGAGGAACCGGTATTTGAGCCCGAGACCCTTGTTGAATCCCTGGCAGGCAGATGTCATGGGTTACGGTCAGGTCAGGTCAGGGCATGGGATTGGGCACAGATTATAAGCAACGGGAGGCCAGTTGTCTGGGCCCCACCCCTCCACGTCACCCCATGTCTGCCTGGCactaggtgtgtgtgtatgtatacagcaggtgctcactcAGCGTGTGGGGGGCTGCTGTTTTGCAGGCATCACCCCGATGCTGCAGGTGATCCGTGCCATCATCAAAGACCCACATGACCCCACCGTGTGCCACCTACTATTTGCCAACCAGGTCAGTGGGTGTTCCTGAGTGATGCAAACTGGGCTGTTGCAGAGAGAGAGCGCAGGGCCCTGCGAGGCACCCCTGAGGGGGTCTGTGTGGTTGCATGGCTGAAATGTGATGGTGCTCTGAGCATCTTGAGCACAGGCAGCCTTCCTACGGTTGGTGGGGGTCAGGCTTTTCAGCCTAGAGCCCATGTCTGACCTGAGTGGGGCTGCTTCAAGTGCTGAGGGATAAGGCACCTGGAGCATTCCCTTCCCCTGGGATTTGCTCCCTGGCTGCTTTCTCAGAATCTCAGCACTCACTCCACAAACAGAGTTAGGAACCCAGCAGTGAAGTGAAGGAATGCTGGCTGGGATGGGgctggcctggggctggaggggctgagAGCACCGCTGCCTGCAGGCCTGGAGCTGGGGGTATAGGGACAGAGTTTGGAATTGGTCTCTCTGACTCCGGAGTGTATGTCCTCCACCCCactcctgctgcctgcctgccctggcctgttgtgtggccttggacaaacCACTTTCCCTCCCTGGGCTCTGCTCCCTCACTGTGGAATTAGCTGATGAAGCAGGGTCATCCCAAGGATCTTTCTAGGTTCAATGTCTTATTGAATATGTGAATTTTGCAAAGTAGCTTCCCTTTGGGGGAAAGCCAAGATGAGACACCTGTCCTCCAACAGCATGGGGGCCATGCTTAGGCCCCCATATCTCTCAGATATGGTTCAGGTCAGCTTGCCCGAGGCCCCATCTGGCCCAGGCATCTGTGAGGTCCTTGGACTCCCACAGCTGCAGGAAACTGCCCTGAGGCCAACTGGGGTGGCTTTGACGAGGCCTGGGGGGTGGGAAGAGCCAGTAATTCAAGCTGGTGGGGATGgaatgggatggggtggggtagggtggggtccGGTGGGATGGGAGGCTGGTGGTGCCACTTAGTGCTGCTGGGTTAGTCTCTGGAGGCCATCAGCCCGGTGTCACCTGTACAGGGGATCCTCAGGCCTGTTAGCCCACTAGCCAGGGTGGTGGGATGCTTCACTTTACAGCTCTGAGCTCAGACACCCAACAAGTGTCTCAGAGGAAGTAGAGTGGGACTAGGACTTGAGCCAGagcatattttatgaaaaataactattttagaaaatattgtcTCGTTTTACATGTTTGCAAGCCTTTGTGTTGTCTGGCTTAATGGAAGCAGGCTGGGTTCCATACCGCTTTTGCATTTGGTTGGGGCAGTGTGGCAAGTTGCACAGCCTTTGGAAGTGCCAGTGTGCACTCGTGATGGCAGGAGagtgaaaaatgcaaagaaagtgTTAGTATTATGTGAGGACAGCATGTCTATACACCACCAAGAAAGTTTTGAGAAGAAAGAATAGCAAGGAAGAATCAAGCCCGCTGGTTGGTGCCAGTAAAGCATCAATGATGGGAGCAGTGGTTCCTGAGCCACACGTGACCGCTGGGCTTACTGGACTTGATGCATTTCTGGGTGACACAATGGAAAGCCTAGGCTGCTTGACTGTGCTGGAACATGCCAGAACATGTGGCTCTTTACATTTAAGTTAATGAAGGTTAACTAAAATTTACAACTCACTTTCCCGGCCTCAGTAGCCACATTTCATGGGTTCTGTAGCTACCTGTGGTGCGTGGTGACTCTGTGGGATAAGAGATCTAGAATATTCCCACCCCtgtcattgcagaaagttctgctGGACAGCACCGGCCTAGAAACAGGCCCAAGTATATATGAGACTGTACAGGTGGTGCGGGTGTCGTCTCAAACCCGAGGGGAGAGATGAAAGGAGTGTTGGGTTAGTTGCTATGAATTTGGAAAATAGCAATAGGGGATAGATCCCTACTTTAGCCTTGCAGTAAAGTGAGGTTTAggtttaaaataaacatgtagaaAAGTGAAGGGTTAGAGGTGCTTGGTGAACATTTTTATGagtatagaatgaatgaatgaggataGGCAGTGTAAGCAAGACACCAGAGGAGAACCCAGCTGCTTACAAGTGAGAAAACACCATAAATAAGGTAGATAAATAGCAGGGGGAAAGATCCATATGGCATCACCAATATAGAAAGAGTCTTTTCATGGGCAGCCCCATGAGCcataggtggctcagcggtttagcacagctgtcagcccagggccggaccctggagacccaggatcaagtcccatgtcaggctccctgcatggagcctgcttctccctcttcctgtgtctctgcctctctctctctgtgtctctcatgaataaataaataaaaatcttaaaaaaaaaagtattttcagacTAATAAGATACAACTTGAGCCAACGACaaactcaccttttttttttataagattttatttatttatcttgaaagacatagagagaggggcagagacataggcaaagggagaagcaggctcccaggacccgaggatcatgacctgagccaaaggtagacactcagccactcagccacccaggagtcccaaaaacttacctttaaaataataaaaaagggatgcctgggtggctcagtggttgagcatctgccttcagctcagggtatgatcccgaggtcctaggatggaatcccacgtcaggctccttgcgtggagcctacttctctctctgcctgtgtctctgcctctctttctctctctgtgtctctgcctctctctgtgtgtgtctgtcatgaataaataaaatattaaataaataaataaaatctttaaaaaataaaataatttaaaaaatatataggcacctggctagctcagtcagaagagcatgcaactcttgatcttggggtcgtgggttcgagccccacattgggggtagacattacttcaaaacaaacaaacaaataagggcagcctgggtggctcagctgtttaagcgctgccttcggcccagggcatgatcctggagacccgggatcgagtcccacgtcgggctccctgcatggggcctgcttctccctctgcctgtgtctctgcctcttctctgtgtctctcatgaataaataaataaaatcttaaaaaataaataaataaataaataaataaataaactaactttaaaataaatacttaaataaataaaacgtgaGATTTACTTTCCATCCATCTGGCTGGCCAAGATTCAATGGTCATTACCCACTGGCCCAAGACTGGGCACGCTGCTGGTGTGTGAATTACTGAAACCCACGTGTATTGAATGCCTTACACTTTCTGAGATTTATCTAAGGAACTGGTAAGGCAGTGATGGTCAGGGAGACATTGTTTATGAAGGAGGGTGTACAAAACGATTTAAATGCCTTTCAGTGGAGAACAGGTAGTCCCATTGTTCAGCCCAAGCTGTGCAGCTGGTAAGGGAAGCATTGGTGCTTGGAGGCTGATGACACGCTATGGCGTGTTCTTACCTTAGAAAAGCAGGTGGCAAGGTGGCCTGCGTGCCCAGatcccatttttattaaaaaggaagTATATGTACTTACTAGAAACAAAGTCTAAAAGATAAACAATTCTAGCCCTCATTATTTCTGAAGACTATTGGGATTTTTCTTTACttccatatttttgtattttttacacaGAGCTTGTCCAGCCTGAGCCTTGGCCCTGTCCTCGATCAGGACAGGAGGGCCCACTACCCCACTTAGAAATGGGAGAAACGAGGGGATCTGGATGGTTAagtgtcagttaagtgtctggctcttgatctcaactcaggtcttgatcttggggttgtgggttcaagccccacattgggcttcatgctaggcatggagcctacttaaaaaaaaagaaaggaatgaaaaaaatggagaaacaatCAATATCCTCCTCCCTGGGACCCGCAGAGGCTCATGCCTCCTGCCTGCAGCGGAACACTGAGGAGCCAGGACTTCAGGGTCCTTGAGAGAAGTACAGCTTGAGCTGGGTCAGTCCCTCCTGCCAGCAGGACGGTCTCTGTGCAGCGGGTACTCAGGAAATATTAATCGCTGTGGCTTCAAATTATCTGTCCTTTCCTACCCATCCTCGCTGCAATTAGCACCCTTAGTCCATTTTGCTGACCATGTCGAGATGCCGTCCTGCCCCTGGGAGCAGAGAGTTCTTTGGTCCTGAGTTTATAACAGTCCCATGGGGTCAGTCATACCACCCACTGGCCTGAGGAGCTCCTTCTGTCTGAGTGACCTGGAGACACGTGAGACAGAGGGGCCATGTGAGGAGTAGATCGCTGAGGCCCCTGGGgagtccaggaaggcttcctggaggaggtgatacCAGGCTGAAGGACAGGGCCACGTGGGGCCAGCTGGATGAAGCCGGTGGGAGCAGAGTGGGGAGCTGTAGGCCACAGCATGGGGGAGGCTGTGGAAGGAGCAGGTGTGGTTTGGGGAACAGTTGTCTGCATCTCCTGACTTAAGGATGTGCAGCCTGAGATGCCAGAATGTAAGGAGGCTTGTCTTTGGGATGAGGGACCTGTCACTGGAACCACTTGCTATTTTAAGTGGGATGGTCATGGTGCAGGTTTTGGCCTGTTTCTTTCCGGTCTTCCTGGTTATGTAGTTGACTGTACCTGTCTTTAGCTGCTGGCCTCCTCCAGTCCCTGTCCTATCAGGACACATTCCCCACCGCGGTAGAAACCGTCTGCAGACCCCTTTGTAATGAGCATCTGCAGCTTCGAGCCGCTCCTCAGGTGAGATGGGGAAAGAGGGGCGTGCGCTCCTAGGCGTCTGGGCCTGCTCCGCCAGGCTGCTCTCCGGCCAGCTTTGCCAAGCACGTGGCCCACGGTGGCCGGGATGATGAGCCATTTGGGCGACAAGTGTCTCCAAGGGCAGCCTGTCCTGACCTCTGGGccctgtccccccctccccagactGAGAAGGACATCCTGCTGCGGCCCGAGCTGGAGGAACTGCGGAATGAACATTCTGCTCGCTTCAAGCTCTGGTACACAGTGGACAAAGCCCCAGAAGGTGAGAGACGGAGGCGCTGAGTGCgctgggctgggtgggggtgctgggcctTCTACCTGCATGGTCTCTGAGGGTGCTCAGGGTGGCCTGGGAGAGGGAGATGGTGCAACCCACCTCACAATGAAGGAGAGATCAGAGAGGAGAAGTAAGCGTCCCACAGCACATGGCTAGAAACACACCACCGGAGCCCAGGCTTGAACTTCCGTCCTCCAGAGCCCAAGGCCTTCCCCTGGCTGCACTGCCCCCTGCTGGACAGAGAGCTGGCCTTCTGCCCTTGGTCCAGGGGCTTActctgggtgggggtggtgggggcacaACTGCTCCCGCTGTGCAGTTTGTACCCTGTAAGGTACGTTACACCATTTTCTCCCCAGACATCAGCCCTGGGGGGTTGGGGCGGGGCTGACATACAGTGAACCCCATTCTACCCATCCACTTTGCCAAGGTCACGTAGGAGGCAACAAATGAGGGCTGCCCACAAAACCTGAGATGAGGCCACCCTCTGGGAGTTAAATTCTGCGTCATCCTCCTGCTTCAGGTAGAAGCGTAATTTGCTCTCTGAGAAAAGCAGTAGCTCAGGCTTCTTGGTCTATGGGACTGATGATGCTCGGCTCCAGGGTCTGGAGACTGTAGGGAGTGGAGCAGTCCTTCCATGTGACTGCAGCCCTGTCGGTCAGGCCCTTCCACATGTCAAGAGGAGCAGGGACCTGCATCTTCACAGGAAACTTCTAAATGTTGGAAACTGAACATTTTTGAAGCATCCTTGTGGGCACCAGCATTGCTTTGCCTTGCTTTGCCTactcccctccccagggcccaggg
Proteins encoded in this region:
- the CYB5R3 gene encoding NADH-cytochrome b5 reductase 3; translated protein: MGAQLSTLGHVVLSPVWFLYNLLMKLFQRSTPAITLESPDIKYPLRLIDKEVINHDTRRFRFALPSPQHILGLPVGQHIYLSARIDGNLVIRPYTPVSSDDDKGFVDLVIKVYFKDTHPKFPAGGKMSQYLESMKIGDTIEFRGPNGLLVYQGKGKFAIRPDKKSNPIIKTVKSVGMIAGGTGITPMLQVIRAIIKDPHDPTVCHLLFANQTEKDILLRPELEELRNEHSARFKLWYTVDKAPEAWDYSQGFVNEEMIRDHLPPPEEEPLILMCGPPPMIQYACLPNLDRVGHPKERCFAF